From one Magnolia sinica isolate HGM2019 chromosome 18, MsV1, whole genome shotgun sequence genomic stretch:
- the LOC131233010 gene encoding coatomer subunit beta-1-like, which produces MSQLELEDEVQDDLKRATGEFTKNGKDENKLNRILQLTGFSDPVYAEAYVTVHHYDIILDVTVINRTRETLQNLCLELATMGDLKLVERPQNYTLAPESSKQIRANIKVSSTETGVIFGNIVYETSNVLQRTVVVLSDIHIDIMDYISPATCADAAFRNMWAEFEWENKVAVNTVLQDEKEFLNHIIKSTNMKCLTPVSALDGDCGFLAANLYAKSVLMLWSI; this is translated from the exons ATGAGCCAGCTCGAATTGGAAGATGAGGTTCAAGATGATTTGAAACGTGCAACTGGTGAATTCACCAAGAATGGAAAAGATGAGAATAAGCTGAATCGCATTCTTCAACTCACAGGCTTCAGTGATCCTGTCTATGCTGAAGCATATGTCACCGTTCATCATTACGACATTATCCTCGATGTTACAGTCATCAACAGAACTAGGGAGACACTACAGAATCTATGCTTGGAGTTGGCAACCATGGGAGATCTTAAACTTGTAGAACGCCCACAGAACTATACACTAGCTCCAGAATCGAGCAAGCAGATACGTGCGAATATTAAGGTTTCTTCAACCGAAACAGGAGTTATATTTGGTAATATTGTTTACGAGACTTCAAATGTTCTGCAACGGACTGTTGTCGTCCTCAGTGACATCCACATTGACATCATGGACTACATCTCTCCAGCAACCTGTGCTGATGCGGCATTTAGAAATATGTGGGCCGAGTTTGAGTGGGAAAACAAG GTGGCTGTGAACACCGTACTTCAAGATGAGAAGGAATTTTTGAACCACATCATCAAGTCGACAAACATGAAGTGCCTCACTCCAGT GTCTGCGCTGGATGGAGACTGCGGGTTTCTGGCTGCTAATCTGTATGCGAAGAGTGTGTTGATGCTTTGGTCAATCTGA